Proteins from a genomic interval of Ferrovibrio terrae:
- a CDS encoding Bug family tripartite tricarboxylate transporter substrate binding protein gives MMKTGVLAGAVLAMGLLAVSGAQAQNYPTRPVKMIVGFSAGGTIDVVGRIIGEHLSSKMGQPFVVENRTGANGMIAAEIVAKADPDGYNIFVSNSSTITLNPTLFKDIRYNPERDFAPITTAISVPLILAVNPEHPEGGKLKTLKDLIDLAKSKPNTIPYGSAGNGNITQLAFELLSDRAGVKMVHVPYRGAAAAQVAVLSKEVVAVFDTMSAVPHVKAGKLRALAVSSAQRVPELPDVPTVAELGFPGFDVSFWVGFFVPKATPAAIVDRLNKEIHAATAVPEVRAKLLAQGGILTQSPTDFAKKITEETKILADVVKKNNIQAD, from the coding sequence ATGATGAAGACGGGTGTATTGGCAGGTGCCGTGTTGGCCATGGGATTGCTCGCAGTCTCGGGTGCGCAGGCGCAGAACTATCCGACCCGACCGGTCAAGATGATCGTCGGTTTCAGCGCTGGCGGCACCATCGACGTTGTCGGTCGTATCATCGGCGAGCATCTGTCCTCAAAAATGGGCCAGCCCTTCGTAGTGGAGAACCGCACTGGCGCCAACGGCATGATCGCGGCTGAAATCGTCGCGAAGGCCGATCCGGATGGCTACAACATCTTTGTCAGCAACAGTAGCACGATCACGCTGAATCCGACGCTGTTCAAGGACATCCGCTACAATCCGGAGCGCGATTTCGCTCCGATCACCACGGCGATCTCCGTGCCGCTGATCCTCGCGGTCAATCCGGAGCACCCGGAAGGCGGCAAGCTCAAGACGCTCAAGGATCTGATCGACCTTGCCAAGTCCAAGCCGAACACGATCCCTTACGGTTCGGCCGGTAACGGCAACATCACCCAGCTGGCCTTTGAACTGCTGAGCGACCGTGCCGGGGTGAAGATGGTTCATGTACCGTATCGTGGTGCCGCGGCCGCCCAGGTTGCAGTGTTGAGCAAGGAAGTCGTTGCCGTCTTCGATACCATGAGCGCAGTGCCGCATGTAAAGGCGGGTAAGCTGCGTGCGCTGGCGGTATCTTCTGCCCAGCGTGTGCCGGAGCTGCCGGATGTTCCGACAGTGGCCGAACTCGGCTTCCCCGGCTTCGATGTCAGCTTCTGGGTTGGCTTCTTCGTACCCAAAGCAACGCCAGCCGCCATCGTCGATCGGCTCAACAAGGAAATCCATGCGGCAACGGCTGTGCCGGAAGTGAGAGCAAAGCTGCTGGCCCAGGGCGGCATCCTGACCCAGTCGCCGACAGACTTCGCGAAGAAGATCACCGAAGAGACCAAGATTCTCGCCGACGTGGTAAAGAAGAACAATATCCAGGCCGACTGA
- a CDS encoding electron transfer flavoprotein subunit beta/FixA family protein: MKVLVAVKRVVDYNVKIRVKADKTGVDLANVKMSMNPFDEIAVEEAVRLKEAGTATEVIAVSIGTAQSQETLRTALAMGADRGILVKTDADVQPLAVAKILAKIAEAEAPQLVIVGKQAIDDDSNQTGQMMAALLGWAQGTFANKAALADGKATVVREVDGGLETVELKLPAVVTTDLRLNEPRYASLPNIMKAKKKPIEEKTPEDYGVDIAPRLKTLSVDEPPKRKAGVKVPDVATLVQKLKTEAGVI, from the coding sequence ATGAAGGTACTGGTCGCGGTCAAGCGCGTGGTGGACTACAACGTCAAGATCCGCGTGAAGGCGGACAAGACGGGTGTCGATCTCGCCAACGTGAAGATGTCGATGAATCCGTTCGACGAGATTGCCGTCGAGGAAGCCGTGCGCCTGAAAGAGGCCGGCACGGCCACGGAAGTGATCGCCGTCTCGATCGGCACCGCGCAGTCGCAGGAGACGCTGCGCACGGCGCTGGCGATGGGCGCCGACCGCGGCATCCTGGTCAAGACCGACGCAGACGTGCAGCCGCTGGCGGTGGCCAAGATCCTGGCGAAGATCGCGGAGGCTGAAGCCCCGCAGCTGGTGATCGTGGGCAAGCAGGCGATTGACGACGACAGCAACCAGACCGGCCAGATGATGGCCGCCCTGCTGGGCTGGGCCCAGGGCACGTTTGCCAACAAGGCAGCCCTTGCCGACGGCAAGGCGACCGTGGTGCGCGAAGTGGACGGCGGTCTTGAGACGGTGGAGCTGAAACTGCCCGCCGTGGTCACCACCGACCTGCGCCTGAACGAGCCGCGCTATGCGTCGCTGCCCAATATCATGAAGGCGAAGAAGAAGCCCATTGAAGAGAAGACACCCGAGGATTACGGCGTCGATATCGCGCCCAGGCTGAAGACGCTGTCGGTGGACGAACCGCCCAAGCGCAAGGCCGGCGTCAAGGTGCCGGACGTTGCCACCCTGGTGCAGAAGCTGAAGACCGAAGCGGGAGTGATCTGA
- a CDS encoding electron transfer flavoprotein subunit alpha/FixB family protein, with protein MSVLVIAEHDNASLKAATLNAVTAAQAIDADVHVLVAGEKADAAAAAAAKVAGVARVIHVEAAHYAHGLAEPLAVLIAELGKGYGAIVAPETTSGKNVMPRVAALLDVMQISGIVEVKSADTFVRPIYAGNAMATVQSGDKIKVVTVRTTGFAAAAADGGSASVEKGTAASDPGVSTFIGQELQKSDRPELTAAKIIVSGGRGMGSGENFKLIEAVADKLGAAVGASRAAVDAGFVPNDYQVGQTGKIVAPQLYVAVGISGAIQHLAGMKDSKVIVAINKDEEAPIFQVADYGLVGDLFKILPELEAELK; from the coding sequence ATGAGCGTGCTGGTAATCGCTGAACACGATAACGCCTCGCTCAAGGCCGCGACGCTCAATGCCGTGACGGCCGCCCAGGCCATCGACGCCGATGTGCATGTGCTGGTCGCCGGTGAAAAGGCCGATGCGGCCGCCGCGGCTGCCGCCAAGGTCGCCGGTGTGGCCAGGGTGATCCATGTCGAGGCCGCGCATTACGCGCATGGCCTGGCCGAGCCTCTCGCCGTGCTGATCGCCGAGCTGGGCAAGGGCTATGGCGCCATCGTCGCGCCGGAGACCACGTCCGGCAAGAACGTGATGCCGCGCGTGGCAGCTCTGCTCGATGTGATGCAGATTTCCGGCATCGTCGAGGTGAAGTCGGCCGATACCTTCGTGCGTCCGATCTATGCCGGCAACGCCATGGCGACCGTGCAGTCGGGCGACAAGATCAAGGTCGTCACCGTGCGCACCACCGGTTTTGCCGCCGCCGCCGCTGACGGCGGCTCGGCCAGCGTCGAGAAGGGCACGGCCGCCAGCGATCCGGGCGTGTCGACGTTCATCGGCCAGGAGCTGCAGAAGTCGGACCGTCCGGAGCTGACGGCGGCCAAGATCATCGTCTCGGGTGGTCGCGGCATGGGCTCGGGCGAGAATTTCAAGCTGATCGAGGCCGTGGCCGACAAGCTGGGTGCCGCGGTCGGCGCCAGCCGCGCCGCCGTGGACGCCGGCTTCGTGCCGAACGACTACCAGGTCGGCCAGACCGGCAAGATCGTCGCGCCGCAGCTCTATGTCGCGGTCGGCATCTCGGGTGCGATCCAGCATCTCGCCGGCATGAAGGACTCGAAAGTCATCGTCGCCATCAACAAGGACGAAGAGGCGCCGATCTTCCAGGTTGCCGATTACGGCCTGGTCGGCGATCTGTTCAAGATCCTCCCCGAACTCGAAGCCGAATTGAAATAG
- a CDS encoding 3-keto-5-aminohexanoate cleavage protein gives MQSRVIITCAVTGNQTTPEMTPHLPITPAQIAEAALGAAEAGAAAVHIHVRDPQSGKPSMEIDHYRDAVERIRAKNQQLIINLTTGPGGRFVPSPDDPKVAAPGTTLMRPEDRVTHIALLKPDIATLDLNTMNSGKQVVINTPENVRRMAAVINAAGVKPEIELFDSGDIALCRDLIADGTLKGPLLCSVVMGVKYGFQPSPETVLYARSLLPPGTAWTAFGTGRSCFPMVAQSYLAGGHVRVGLEDAIFLEKGVLAETNAAMVAKARNIVESVGGEIATAQQAREILSLAV, from the coding sequence ATGCAATCACGCGTCATCATCACTTGTGCTGTCACCGGCAACCAGACCACGCCGGAGATGACGCCGCATCTGCCCATCACACCGGCGCAGATCGCCGAGGCCGCCTTGGGCGCGGCCGAGGCTGGCGCTGCCGCGGTACATATCCATGTGCGTGATCCGCAGAGCGGAAAACCGTCCATGGAGATCGACCATTATCGCGATGCGGTCGAACGCATCCGGGCCAAGAACCAGCAGTTGATCATCAATCTGACCACCGGACCGGGCGGCCGTTTCGTGCCCAGCCCTGATGATCCAAAAGTGGCTGCGCCGGGGACAACCTTGATGCGGCCGGAAGATCGCGTCACCCACATCGCGCTGCTGAAGCCCGACATTGCCACGCTCGATCTCAACACCATGAATTCGGGCAAGCAGGTGGTGATCAATACGCCGGAGAATGTCCGCCGCATGGCCGCAGTGATCAACGCGGCCGGCGTGAAGCCGGAGATAGAGCTGTTCGATTCCGGCGATATCGCACTCTGCCGCGACCTGATCGCCGATGGCACGCTGAAAGGTCCGCTCCTCTGCTCGGTCGTGATGGGCGTGAAATACGGTTTCCAGCCATCGCCCGAGACTGTGCTCTATGCGCGCAGCCTGCTGCCGCCCGGCACGGCCTGGACCGCGTTTGGCACCGGCCGCTCCTGTTTTCCGATGGTGGCGCAGTCTTATCTGGCCGGTGGACATGTCCGCGTTGGCCTGGAGGACGCCATCTTTCTGGAAAAAGGCGTGCTGGCAGAAACCAATGCCGCCATGGTCGCCAAGGCGCGCAACATTGTCGAATCGGTTGGCGGTGAGATCGCGACGGCCCAGCAGGCCCGCGAGATACTGTCCCTGGCGGTATGA
- a CDS encoding Bug family tripartite tricarboxylate transporter substrate binding protein, translating into MRLLSLALFGLALLLSPGHDAAAQAWPDRPVTMIVPFPAGSAVDFLARATASELSDRLGKPFIVENRTGAGGNIGGAAVAKAKPDGYTLLFGTPSPIAMNKLMYKGLTYDSEKDFIPVALVAKSPLMITTRLDFPAKTFAELIDYAKKNPGKVTVGNPGNGTLGHITAELVQQFTGTKMTAVAYRGTVPLMTDLLGGQVDVSVDFMPTYVPQVKENKLKALAVTTSTRSKSLPDVPTVQEVGFKGFEASAWYAMVAPTGTPPEIIGRINKIVNDFLKTDKTKALLEQNTLEGIGGSPEDLKAFIAAELKKWKPVIEEAKIEM; encoded by the coding sequence ATGCGTCTGCTCTCACTCGCCCTGTTCGGCCTTGCTCTCCTGCTTTCACCCGGTCATGACGCTGCGGCGCAGGCCTGGCCGGATCGGCCGGTCACCATGATCGTGCCATTCCCGGCCGGCTCTGCTGTCGACTTCCTGGCGCGCGCCACCGCATCAGAACTCAGCGACAGGCTCGGTAAACCCTTCATCGTCGAGAACCGGACTGGTGCAGGCGGCAATATCGGTGGCGCCGCTGTCGCCAAGGCCAAGCCGGATGGCTACACGCTGCTGTTCGGAACCCCGTCACCGATCGCGATGAACAAGCTGATGTACAAGGGTCTGACCTATGACTCCGAAAAGGATTTCATCCCGGTCGCGCTGGTCGCCAAGTCGCCGCTGATGATCACCACGCGGCTCGACTTTCCGGCCAAGACCTTTGCCGAGCTGATCGACTACGCCAAGAAAAATCCGGGCAAGGTGACTGTCGGCAATCCAGGCAACGGCACGCTCGGCCATATCACGGCTGAGCTGGTCCAGCAGTTCACTGGCACGAAGATGACTGCTGTGGCCTATCGCGGCACCGTACCGCTGATGACCGATCTGCTGGGCGGGCAGGTCGATGTTTCGGTCGACTTCATGCCGACCTATGTGCCGCAAGTGAAGGAGAACAAGCTGAAGGCGCTGGCGGTGACGACGAGTACGCGCAGCAAATCCTTGCCTGATGTGCCGACAGTACAGGAGGTCGGCTTCAAGGGCTTCGAAGCCAGCGCCTGGTACGCCATGGTTGCACCGACCGGAACGCCGCCGGAGATCATCGGCAGAATCAACAAGATTGTGAATGACTTCTTGAAAACCGACAAGACCAAGGCTCTGCTGGAGCAGAATACGCTCGAAGGCATCGGCGGATCGCCGGAAGACCTGAAAGCCTTCATTGCCGCCGAACTGAAAAAGTGGAAACCGGTGATCGAGGAAGCCAAGATCGAGATGTAA
- a CDS encoding SDR family NAD(P)-dependent oxidoreductase yields the protein MTSIEIPVLPAPKVALVTGGNSGIGKATAARLAALGSTVVVGYNSRQAQAEEVISSLQGSGHIALRVAIEDAASISAAVKTVEDRYGRLDALVNSGGATTPVPVADLDKLTDEIFDRTVMINLRGPFAMIRAFRPLLERGEGAAIVNISSIAARTGLGSSLAYLSAKAGVDALTIALAKVLAPRIRVFSVSPAGVDTDFVPGRSREQLVKTAEKLPLAHVTTPDDVARAAIACIVSLTSSTGIVVPVDEGRHL from the coding sequence GTGACCAGTATCGAAATTCCCGTGCTACCTGCCCCCAAGGTTGCGCTAGTTACCGGCGGCAACAGTGGCATCGGCAAAGCAACAGCAGCACGTCTCGCTGCGCTGGGCTCAACTGTCGTCGTCGGTTACAACAGTCGACAGGCTCAGGCCGAGGAAGTGATCTCTAGTCTGCAAGGCAGCGGGCATATAGCGCTTCGCGTCGCTATCGAGGATGCGGCCTCAATCTCGGCAGCAGTCAAGACCGTGGAGGATCGCTACGGCCGGCTCGATGCGCTGGTGAATAGCGGCGGTGCCACTACGCCGGTGCCGGTCGCCGATCTCGACAAGTTGACTGACGAGATTTTCGATCGCACGGTCATGATCAATTTGCGTGGGCCGTTTGCCATGATCCGCGCTTTCCGCCCGCTGCTCGAACGCGGTGAGGGTGCTGCGATCGTGAACATCTCCTCTATTGCCGCGCGTACCGGACTGGGCAGCAGTCTGGCCTATCTGTCGGCCAAGGCCGGCGTCGATGCGCTGACCATCGCTCTCGCCAAGGTGCTGGCGCCACGCATCCGTGTCTTCTCGGTGTCGCCGGCCGGCGTCGATACCGACTTCGTCCCCGGCCGCAGTCGTGAACAACTGGTGAAAACCGCAGAGAAGCTGCCACTGGCGCATGTCACTACGCCCGACGACGTCGCGCGTGCCGCGATTGCCTGTATCGTCAGTCTGACCAGTTCGACCGGCATCGTTGTGCCGGTGGACGAGGGCCGGCATCTCTGA
- a CDS encoding aldehyde dehydrogenase family protein, translating into MDKLKFYIDGAWVDPAMPATLGVQNPATEEIFAKISLGSRQDVDRAAGVARRAFASYSVTSAETRLGYLRKIIAGFKARLPELARTMTLEMGAPITFATERQATVALFHFEEIVRVLEKYNFEEPMGPGVVRREPIGVCGLITPWNWPLNQVASKVAPALAAGCTVVLKPSEIAPLSALLFAEILHDAGLPPGVFNLVNGDGPTVGEAIAAHPGIDMVSFTGSTAAGIRVAKLAADTVKRVAQELGGKSANIILPDADLQAAVIQGVHACYTNGGQNCQSPTRMLIPRAQRDEAFAAARVAVDAVRLGDPLDPATTLGPMVSQGQFDKIQALIQSGIDEGATLVAGGTGRPAEINRGYYVRPTVFGDVTPQMKIAREEIFGPVLSIMSYDSEDEAIEITNDTPFGLAGFVQSKDRDHARAVANRIRAGRVYLNGAPFDRSLPFGGYKQSGNGREFGVFGFEEYLEVKAILG; encoded by the coding sequence ATGGACAAGTTGAAATTTTATATCGACGGTGCCTGGGTCGATCCCGCCATGCCCGCAACACTGGGCGTACAGAATCCCGCCACCGAAGAAATCTTCGCGAAGATCAGTCTGGGATCTCGGCAGGATGTCGACCGCGCGGCCGGCGTAGCCCGACGCGCTTTCGCGAGCTATTCCGTCACCAGCGCAGAAACACGGCTCGGCTATCTGCGCAAGATTATCGCCGGCTTCAAGGCGCGTCTGCCCGAACTGGCGCGCACCATGACGCTGGAAATGGGCGCGCCGATCACCTTCGCCACCGAACGCCAGGCCACAGTTGCGCTGTTCCATTTCGAGGAAATCGTGCGCGTGCTGGAAAAATACAATTTCGAGGAACCGATGGGGCCGGGTGTGGTGCGCCGCGAGCCGATCGGCGTCTGCGGGCTGATCACGCCGTGGAACTGGCCGCTGAATCAGGTCGCTTCCAAGGTGGCACCCGCACTGGCCGCCGGCTGCACCGTCGTGCTCAAGCCGAGCGAGATCGCGCCGCTCAGCGCGCTGCTGTTCGCCGAGATCCTGCATGATGCGGGTTTACCGCCGGGTGTGTTCAATCTGGTCAACGGCGATGGCCCGACCGTGGGCGAGGCGATTGCAGCCCATCCCGGGATCGACATGGTGTCGTTTACTGGCTCGACTGCGGCTGGTATCCGCGTTGCGAAGCTGGCGGCTGATACGGTCAAGCGCGTGGCACAGGAACTGGGCGGCAAGTCGGCTAATATCATCCTGCCCGATGCCGACCTGCAGGCCGCCGTGATACAGGGTGTTCATGCCTGCTATACGAACGGCGGCCAGAACTGCCAATCGCCGACGCGCATGCTGATCCCGCGCGCACAGCGCGATGAAGCCTTTGCAGCGGCGCGCGTGGCGGTCGATGCCGTACGACTGGGCGATCCGCTCGATCCGGCGACGACGCTGGGGCCGATGGTAAGCCAGGGCCAGTTTGACAAAATCCAGGCGTTGATCCAGTCGGGTATTGATGAGGGCGCAACACTGGTGGCCGGCGGCACGGGGCGACCGGCCGAGATCAATCGGGGCTACTATGTGCGGCCCACGGTGTTTGGAGATGTCACGCCGCAAATGAAGATCGCGCGCGAGGAAATCTTCGGCCCGGTGCTGTCGATCATGAGCTACGACAGCGAGGATGAAGCCATCGAAATCACCAATGACACGCCATTCGGCCTGGCGGGTTTCGTGCAATCGAAAGACCGTGATCATGCCCGCGCCGTTGCCAATCGCATTCGCGCAGGCCGCGTCTATCTCAACGGTGCACCGTTTGACCGCAGCCTGCCGTTTGGCGGCTACAAGCAGTCAGGCAACGGGCGTGAGTTCGGCGTCTTTGGTTTTGAGGAGTATCTCGAGGTAAAGGCCATTCTCGGCTAG
- a CDS encoding alpha/beta hydrolase — translation MRWKQVYLSVATLAFAGLSHMAVAQTAAKPPIILDSTGAYEVGGKIISNPKNPAETLSCDHGYVEYFVPQKRRQTGLILWHSSSTKVWENRWDGGEGFKSMFLRKGYPVYLWDGPRVGRANWSCEPITYTPDYFDQRNFAAWRFGVTYPNWNPGLQFPTSDKEAWNQATRARYDEYDTLENALLQAEAGGQAIDRIGPVVALTNSAGGWRALLSAVKATSSNMKGIVAYETPGFVFPIGEGPEPQPKAPYGPHSVPMAEFMKLTKFPIQMVFGDYTDTRPIWKTSAEVAKTFCGIVNKHGGDCEVLKLPDAGLKGNSHIPFADLNNEAVADELSKWLQRKGLDKFAN, via the coding sequence ATGCGCTGGAAACAGGTCTACTTATCTGTTGCTACATTGGCCTTTGCCGGGCTGAGCCATATGGCTGTTGCCCAGACTGCGGCAAAACCGCCCATCATCCTGGACTCGACCGGCGCCTACGAAGTCGGCGGCAAGATCATCTCCAATCCCAAGAATCCGGCCGAGACGCTGTCCTGCGATCACGGCTATGTCGAATATTTCGTCCCGCAGAAGCGTCGGCAGACTGGCCTGATCCTGTGGCACAGTTCCAGCACCAAGGTATGGGAGAACCGCTGGGATGGTGGCGAAGGCTTCAAGAGCATGTTCCTGCGCAAAGGCTATCCCGTCTATCTGTGGGACGGGCCGCGCGTCGGCCGCGCCAACTGGAGCTGCGAACCGATCACCTACACGCCCGACTACTTCGACCAGCGCAATTTTGCCGCCTGGCGCTTTGGCGTCACCTACCCGAACTGGAATCCGGGCCTGCAATTCCCCACCAGTGACAAGGAAGCCTGGAACCAGGCGACACGCGCCCGCTACGACGAATACGACACGCTGGAGAATGCCTTGCTGCAGGCCGAAGCCGGCGGCCAGGCCATCGACCGTATCGGGCCCGTGGTGGCGCTGACCAATTCGGCCGGCGGCTGGCGTGCACTTCTGTCTGCCGTGAAAGCCACGAGCAGCAACATGAAGGGCATCGTCGCTTACGAGACGCCAGGCTTCGTATTCCCGATCGGCGAAGGCCCCGAGCCGCAGCCGAAGGCGCCGTATGGTCCGCATTCGGTTCCGATGGCTGAATTCATGAAACTGACCAAATTCCCGATCCAGATGGTGTTCGGCGACTACACCGACACGCGTCCGATCTGGAAAACCTCGGCTGAGGTGGCGAAAACCTTTTGCGGTATCGTCAACAAGCATGGTGGCGACTGTGAAGTGCTGAAGCTGCCGGATGCCGGACTGAAGGGAAATTCGCATATCCCGTTTGCCGACCTCAACAACGAGGCGGTGGCCGATGAGCTCTCGAAATGGTTGCAGCGCAAAGGCCTGGACAAGTTCGCCAACTGA
- a CDS encoding DNA-binding transcriptional regulator produces MPLASDRATDQVQSVTRALDLLQALNRQKVASIKQLHDTTGLPKPTIVRLLKTLTAKGYVANDPRQGGYSVTSLVRALSCGFHGDPLVVEAGRAWAIDLTRRFKWPAAIAVLDENAMTVRFSTIPESPISPFHGTVGLRLSLVSRSLGRAYLAFCPTAERNILLQMLSASKDPEDAAARRPAALLRALQSIRSQGFAERDPNVEPKSSSTLGVPVMDGDRVVATLGLTYFTSAMKRAQAVELYVPHLRSAADNITRSISRLGS; encoded by the coding sequence ATGCCCCTGGCCAGCGACCGGGCCACCGATCAGGTCCAATCGGTCACGCGTGCGCTGGATCTTCTGCAGGCGCTGAACCGTCAGAAGGTCGCGTCGATCAAGCAGCTGCATGACACCACAGGCCTGCCCAAGCCGACCATCGTGCGGCTGCTGAAAACGCTGACGGCCAAAGGCTATGTCGCCAACGACCCACGTCAGGGCGGTTATTCTGTGACCTCGCTGGTGCGCGCGCTGAGCTGTGGCTTCCATGGCGACCCGCTCGTGGTCGAGGCCGGCCGGGCATGGGCCATCGATCTCACCCGGCGTTTCAAATGGCCGGCCGCGATTGCCGTGCTGGATGAGAACGCAATGACCGTGCGCTTCAGCACCATTCCCGAAAGTCCGATCTCGCCGTTTCATGGCACGGTCGGTTTAAGGCTGAGTCTGGTATCGCGCAGCCTGGGTCGGGCGTATCTCGCTTTCTGCCCCACGGCCGAGCGCAATATCCTGTTGCAGATGCTCTCGGCCTCGAAGGATCCGGAAGATGCTGCGGCACGCCGGCCGGCGGCGCTGCTGCGCGCGCTGCAATCCATTCGCAGCCAGGGCTTTGCCGAACGCGATCCGAATGTCGAGCCGAAGTCCTCTTCCACGCTGGGGGTGCCGGTGATGGATGGCGATCGCGTGGTGGCAACGCTGGGCCTGACTTACTTCACCTCGGCGATGAAACGCGCCCAGGCGGTCGAACTCTATGTGCCGCATCTGCGTTCGGCAGCGGACAATATCACGCGCAGCATCAGTCGCCTGGGCAGCTGA
- a CDS encoding HpcH/HpaI aldolase family protein, with protein MTDVRSFRQRMLAGDKLVGTFLKTPTSHATEIVAGLGFDFVVIDQEHAPFDRTTTDIALMAARGSKIPALVRVSGPDAVLSVLDCGASGILMPHVASVEYAREVAALCRYRGGRRGYATSTRAGGYTAVPMWQHIRASDESIAVVAQIEDPEALDEIDAIAAVEGIDSLFIGRGDLTAAFGNEMPNPPEVRTAVEKICAAARRVNKPVSVYVGARPEAEWLRDQGATTFIHNSDQGFLRQAAAKGLAEMRDVFG; from the coding sequence ATGACAGACGTGCGTTCCTTCCGCCAGCGCATGCTAGCCGGTGATAAACTCGTCGGCACCTTCCTGAAGACGCCGACCAGCCATGCCACCGAGATCGTCGCCGGCCTGGGGTTCGATTTCGTGGTGATCGACCAGGAACATGCGCCGTTCGACCGCACCACGACCGACATCGCGCTGATGGCGGCGCGCGGCAGCAAAATCCCGGCGCTGGTTCGCGTCTCAGGTCCGGACGCGGTGCTCTCCGTGCTCGATTGCGGCGCCAGTGGCATCCTGATGCCGCATGTCGCAAGCGTGGAATACGCACGTGAGGTGGCGGCGCTCTGCCGTTATCGCGGCGGTCGCCGCGGTTATGCCACCAGCACCCGCGCTGGCGGCTATACGGCAGTGCCGATGTGGCAGCATATCCGTGCCTCTGACGAGTCCATTGCCGTCGTCGCCCAGATTGAGGACCCGGAAGCGCTGGATGAGATCGATGCGATTGCCGCCGTCGAGGGCATCGACTCGCTTTTCATTGGCCGAGGCGACCTGACGGCGGCCTTTGGTAACGAAATGCCCAATCCGCCTGAAGTCCGTACTGCTGTCGAAAAGATTTGCGCCGCGGCGCGCAGGGTAAACAAACCAGTCAGTGTGTATGTCGGCGCCCGTCCGGAAGCCGAATGGTTGCGCGACCAGGGTGCGACCACCTTCATCCATAATTCAGACCAGGGCTTCCTGCGCCAGGCGGCCGCCAAGGGCCTGGCCGAGATGCGCGACGTCTTTGGCTGA
- a CDS encoding flavin reductase family protein, giving the protein MQEIRPADLAGDAAYKLLCGIVVPRPIAWVSTMSADGVSNLAPFSCFTFVSHTPPMLGISIGRRPGGLKDTARNIHETQAFVVHIGDETLLDPLHRSGGEFPPDVSEADLLGLELVPSRLVAPMRVARAPIAMECRLHKVVDFGNNQFFAGEIHLFHIREDLVTGTRIDAARLRPVARLGGPNYSTLGEIIGKAPQSESPIEQSNPQKSVVSG; this is encoded by the coding sequence ATGCAGGAAATCCGCCCCGCCGATCTTGCTGGCGATGCTGCCTACAAGCTGCTCTGCGGTATTGTCGTGCCGCGACCGATCGCCTGGGTCAGCACCATGTCAGCGGACGGCGTTTCAAATCTGGCGCCGTTCAGTTGCTTCACCTTCGTGTCGCACACGCCGCCGATGCTGGGCATCAGCATCGGGAGACGACCGGGTGGTCTGAAGGATACCGCGCGCAACATCCATGAAACACAGGCCTTCGTCGTGCATATTGGCGACGAAACGCTGCTCGATCCACTGCATCGCAGCGGCGGTGAATTCCCGCCCGACGTGAGCGAGGCCGATCTGCTCGGGCTCGAACTCGTGCCCAGCCGTCTGGTAGCGCCGATGCGGGTGGCCCGAGCCCCGATCGCCATGGAATGCCGGTTGCACAAGGTGGTCGATTTTGGCAACAACCAGTTCTTTGCTGGCGAAATCCACCTGTTCCATATCCGCGAGGACCTGGTGACGGGCACCCGGATCGATGCTGCCCGCTTGCGCCCTGTCGCACGCCTGGGCGGACCAAATTATTCCACGCTGGGCGAGATCATCGGCAAGGCGCCCCAGTCTGAATCACCGATCGAACAATCCAACCCGCAGAAAAGCGTCGTCAGCGGTTAG